In a single window of the Neodiprion virginianus isolate iyNeoVirg1 chromosome 1, iyNeoVirg1.1, whole genome shotgun sequence genome:
- the LOC124306333 gene encoding uncharacterized protein LOC124306333 encodes MEDGIIVSGDGSWRKRGFSSLFGITSLIGWYTKKVIDVVVKSKYCKACQHWEAKEGTAEYWEWKSTHDDECQANHSGSSGKMEVDSAVEMFQRSEELYGIKYKYYIGDGDSKTLLGISNSDPYNGFEIKEKECIDHVQKRMGTRLREIVKKQKGLSGRGKLTGKLIDELSTYYGLAIRRNSDDVEKMRKDIWATIKHKISTDSKPQHDDCPKGAESWCSWQRAVASGNISEYRLKPPLPKEVLEAITPVYENLSRDDLLQRCLGGFTQNNNESFNKSVWAIAPKCQSGGKKIIDIAADISVLLFNDGLRSLMKVLETLGVTIGPNCFNFCVETDAARIEQAERSLMDAAKEARRASTSSRKVAGDRDLLLEGQLYGAGIAD; translated from the coding sequence ATGGAGGACGGAATTATCGTTTCAGGCGATGGATCGTGGCGAAAGCGCGGTTTTAGTTCGCTATTCGGCATAACATCGCTTATCGGCTGGTACACTAAAAAAGTGATCGACGTTGTTGTGAAATCGAAATATTGCAAAGCTTGCCAGCATTGGGAAGCAAAAGAAGGCACCGCGGAGTACTGGGAATGGAAAAGTACCCACGACGATGAGTGCCAGGCGAACCATAGCGGCTCCTCCGGAAAAATGGAAGTCGACTCAGCTGTCGAAATGTTTCAACGGTCTGAAGAGCTCTATggcataaaatataaatattatattggTGACGGCGATTCCAAAACGTTGTTGGGCATATCGAATAGCGATCCATACAATGGTTtcgagataaaagaaaaagagtgCATCGATCATGTCCAAAAACGCATGGGGACTCGCCTCCgcgaaatcgtgaaaaaacaaaaaggatTGTCTGGCAGAGGAAAGCTCACTGGAAAATTGATCGACGAGTTGAGCACATATTACGGCTTGGCTATTCGGAGGAACAGCGatgatgttgaaaaaatgaggAAGGATATTTGGGCAACTATCAAGCATAAAATATCCACAGATAGTAAGCCACAACATGACGATTGCCCAAAGGGAGCCGAGTCGTGGTGTTCGTGGCAGCGAGCGGTTGCAAgcggaaatatttctgaatatCGCCTTAAGCCGCCTCTTCCTAAGGAAGTATTGGAGGCAATTACGCCAgtatatgaaaatttgagcAGAGACGATTTGCTGCAGCGTTGTTTGGGCGGCTTTACCCAAAACAACAACGAGAGCTTCAACAAATCGGTTTGGGCAATAGCCCCCAAGTGTCAGtccgggggaaaaaaaatcatcgatattGCCGCTGATATCTCGgtattattattcaacgatGGCCTGAGAAGCCTCATGAAAGTTTTGGAGACGTTGGGGGTAACCATCGGCccaaattgtttcaatttctgcGTTGAAACCGACGCAGCACGGATCGAGCAGGCGGAGCGCTCGCTCATGGATGCTGCAAAAGAGGCAAGGAGAGCCTCTACAAGTTCGAGAAAAGTTGCTGGAGACCGTGATTTGCTTCTTGAAGGCCAGCTATATGGTGCCGGAATCGCTGACTag